Within Pygocentrus nattereri isolate fPygNat1 chromosome 17, fPygNat1.pri, whole genome shotgun sequence, the genomic segment actgaaactttgcttgtttgtaaaagtgatttcagagccactcggttctccctgatggaaactgtttaccttcagtgttttgtgcttatgatcattttaatagatgatttgaatgaatgaattaacaAACAAGATGGAGCCTGAAGTAATATAATTTTGGATTTTGTGATTTACATAAACAGCTCAGTAACCAAAAAACTTGTGTTGAAAAAAATgtcatggatggatggatggcctGAAAACACTCTTTGGCATAGAGCTCTTCAAGACACTAATGATTCGCTCTGAATTGTTGGCCAGTGGCCAGAAGCTCACACTGCTTCACCTTCTTTAACAATGTAAAAAGTCTGTGTTAATTTGTGCCCTGCATTAGGTTGCTCCCCGCGCTCCCCTGTGTGAAGTTGCTGGTGAATTTGAGCAGACACACAGATGAAGAGATTGTGTATTCATTATAAAAATCGAATGTGGGAACCCTATTTACCCATCTTATCTATGCCCACAAGaggaaagtagagagagaaagggtcagggagagagagagaaccaccAAGAAAACAGAGGAAGCAGAGCAATCCTTTCCTTTGTACTTTAAATCTgtagattttagattttagttttatttttgttttgtgtctcagTTCCTCAAGTCTTTGTAGACTTTGTGTTCTTAATTCAGTAAAATCTTCATGCAGTAAAAAAGTTAGTTGTTACACTTTTTGCATTTGCATGGTGAACAGTCTAACCAATCAAGTTCTATTGATTCATTTCGAAAGCTTAAACAGCCAATGACAGATCACTGCTCAGCACAGACAGAAGTGAACCAGGGCTGACCTAGAAGCTACTAGGACGAACTCAAAAATTGAGCGGTTTTCATGAAGCGACGATACAACTCAAGTTAAGGTCAATTGTAATCAACTGTCATCATCCACTGCCAAAGAAACCTAGGAAAGGCCACCGTTTTCATGAGAGACGACAAAAGCCAGGACAGCCTTTGTTTTTAGGGTAAGTGTCTGGTGACTTTGCCATGACTTGAGAACCCACAGCTGCAGCACTGTGGCTGTCCTCAAGTTCTAAAGCTGTATGatacttttacttttcactGTACATGACTTAGTCTTGCTGTGTTATTCTGTCCCCTGTTTAATCTAAACTTAGGTCAGTCATCATGCTAGCATTTATATGCTATTCTGTCTGTAACCTTGCTAAACAATAAGCGATAATGTTTTTGGTTCTTAAAATAGCTCATATCATTTTTGTTCAATATGAAAAAAACGTGTTATATTCTCtatcattatttctttttccccttttcttattttttgttttcgtTCATGCCTTAAACTCACTAACTGGGAGAAAGGGGTGAGACTAGAGAGgcaaaggaaagagaaagaaaaatagtaCAAGAGTGGGAAAGTTTTACGTTGATTCTGTCAACAGAACagtcagaacagaacagaatgcaGTCGTGTTATCAGCCCAGTATCATCTAAATAACTGAGATACAAGGAAAGTGATGGTAATGTCTCATAATTCGCGATGCCCCTGTCACAGAATGTAGATTTCATGAAAGTCATTTCATCACAACAGCTGAGAAAAACAGGATGCAATGACAGGAAGGAAGAATTTTTTTTGCAGCTCGCTATACCTTGAGAATGGCTCATTACCAATACTTGAAAAGGATGGCTCTGTCTAAGAATTGCTTTACTTTCAAAGCCATACATTTGAGCTTCAGTCCTTTGAGTGCAGGGTTGTGAATTAGTAAGatattaatgaaatataaattCTATGTATATTCACCCTTTTATTGTTATGAAACTGTCTGTTCCTTCTATTTTGGGTTGTATTCAATCTAAAATCTGCAATGCTACCTTTGAGTATattaagttatttttatttcatccaAAGAGGGTACTAGCATAGTTACTGTCCATGTAATTTTGGAGGCACTGCCAGTACATTCTTCTTGCGGTCACGCTTTCTTTGAACTCCCTTAAAGACTCCATCTCCCAGCATACTCTGGGCGATCATATGACGCCACAACCGGAATCCAGCTCAAACTCCGGCCTCCAGAGAATCATGTGACTTCGGACTCTTACTCGCGTGCCTATCAGTGCTCACAGTCTCTGGAATTTTAATCTTGTTCACCTGTGTTGGATGCCATGtgatattttaattttagtctataagcccgggcttagtTTAGAATCATAGAGAAGAATTGTGTCTCTGAGATCTTACTGAGCATTTCTTATGATTGCCTTCTCGTGTTGTTTGACCTTTGTTTGGATTACCTGTTTCTTGTCTTCTTGCCTTTCCCCTTTGGTACCATCGCCTGAGTGTTTTGATCTGTGTTTCAACTCTTGGACTGATTACTGTTTACGATTTTGCCTAATCCTTTCTTTGAGATTTAATCTCTCTTTTTATGATCTGCTAGCATTTGAATTCTGTTGTAGCATCACACTTGCAGTCATTAAGCTAGGATTACTCAGATTATTAACATATTCTAAATTATTCTGAACTACTAATCCACACCTATGTAACGCAGGGTGCCCTAACGAGACAAGTTCATACATTTATCATAGCCCAGTGTAGGGGGCTACATGTGCACTGCTCAAACACTATAAACTAACTATTTCTGGGTCTCCACTATTTATAGTATTTTCAAGGCTCTAGCTTTCTCTGCATACCTATTAATTTAGTATTTTGTGCATATATACCTTATATGAATAAATGACCTTTAATTAAAAAGTTGGTTGGTTGTGCATATGATCACCACAATCTGACCAATTGATCCCTGTCCACAGGAAAAACCCAAATGACCTTCTCCCACTGCACTTATAGTGCTCCAAATAGAACACATTAAATTTGGCCTGCTGTATTGTATATATCTAAGACAATGCTTTGTAGTGTGGAACCCATGGTCTTTGTTTCAATGATTCAACTTTAATGATACACTCActttaatgataataatatatgtacatataaattTCAAATTAAACCTAATATATTTGGATTTCTGTGACACTTTACAAAATATGATTTCATAAAGTGTCATATTTGCAACAAATATAACAGTAAAAATTAAACAGTGATATTATAGTTTAAATTATGAGCGCCACAGgtactttgttactttggttGATTTAATGAACAAAAAGAGCAGGGCCTCTAGagagaacacactcctgcacatttaaatgcacaattattgttcatttgctgaatgtaacatatttgaactaaaaataaaacaaaccttatggcacattttaatggTCATATTTCAGTTTGCTTACCATAGAAGATGttaactttattcatttatttatttatttatttattttaaactaaCTGGCTTCTTTCTAGCTCCATCTAGCTGgtttacagacagacagagtctGTAGCTCATTTGTTGTCAGTTTATGACCTAAGTTACCATTGTTGGCTGGATATCTTTGCTTTGTCCAACTGTTCTTAACCCAGCAGTGACATAAAAGTGTGGAAAACCCCTAGTAACCCCAACTGGCAACTCTGTGTTAATTACGATTTTGGCTCATATTTCTTCTATTTAAGCAACTTAAGCATGAAGTATGTCACAGGATGGCAATGGATACTGAtcaaaaattaataaacaaaaagcatTTCAGGTCAAGACAAAGCATTGCAAAGTCATATCATATGCCCATTTTAATACCTTATTTTTatcctttgttttattttttgtagacCATGGGATTGCATTGTTTGGTGTTACTGATTCTCCTGGGTCAGCCTTTTGTTATACAGTCTGGTAAGCCATTTATACAATTTAAGTAAGtatgtacactgatcaggcttaccattatgaccacctccttgtttctgtgctcattgtccagtttatcagctccacttactctatagctgcactttgtagttctacagttacagactgtagtccatctgtttctctgatactttgttacccccttttaccctgttcttcagtggtcaggacccccatggaccctctgAAATTGTAGAACTCGTTGAGTCCTCATAGATTCTAATATTTTGAATTTTGTATTATTAGCAGGGCAGCGTATTGTAAGGCCAGGTCTCTGTCCTCCTTGTGTGCACAGAGTTGGCTTTCCATATGGTTAATTAATAAAGTAATTTGAGGATATTAGAGGAAGCATCTGCCGTGGTACAGCTGGGCAGCAGCAGGAGATACACACTGTATTAGTGTGAAATAAGGAAGTTTAATAACAAAactgaatgcaaaacattacaTTCTATCGATTTCAATTACATGCTTGTAatctcatttctttaatttcagtttttcaacagGTAGATGTGCTTTGTGATCATAAAAGCAATGTAACAACAGCATGCCTTCTTGATGATTCCTGCCGTTGGAAAGCTGACTTAGCATCTTGTCACAGTAAGTCTCATAGTCATACTTTTTATATTAGTTGGCATGACCTTTGCCATCTCGCAGCTATTCCAGCTCATCAGGCATTAGCATGCTAGACCAGTACACATTTCTAGTATGCCCAAAAATAGGTTGAACAGTTGACAGCTGTGCTTGAATTAATATTTCTGATTCTCCAGCTTTACAGATGCACTGCATTGACAACAATGTTTGGGAAAGTGACACATTCTGTACTTCAAGTAAAGAATGTGGATTCTCAAATTTTCCAGACTTTCTTATCGGCATTGCAGACTGTGAAATCACAAAAGGTATGCTCAAATGTTTATCACTCTTCCTTAAATGCTTGTTTGATGACaccagatgagctatcatctctgagtggagacagtgtttaaaaactccaacagcactgctgtgtctgatccactcgaaccagtgcaacacactcaaacacaccaccaccacataaGTGTcaccacagtgctgagaatgatctaccacccaaataatacctgctctgtgggggtcacgtgggggtcctgaccattgaagaacagggtgaatgGGGACTAATTATTTATGCAGAGAacatactattactactactacctaCTTCTAATTACtatgtgtaatttatttaatgATGTCCATTTGccgggtggcacggtggcgcggtgggtagcgctgtcgcctcacagcgaggagggcctaaGTTCGATtacccggccgggtgaccagggtcctctttgtgtggagtttgtatgttctccctgtgtctgcctgggtttcctcccacagtccaaagacatgcagtcaggccagttggatatgctaaattgcctctgGGTGTGATTGACTgtctttgtttgtctgtctgccctgtgatggactggcgacctgtccagggtatccctgccttccgcccgcgaccctgacggagaagcggcttggaaaatggatggatggatgtcgaTTTGCATGCTGAAATCTATGTTTGTTCCTGAAGTACTATAgattataacttttttttctctattttagacaaaaacaaacatgaaattaaATGTCAGCTCAATGTGGAATGTGGACTTGCAAAGCACATCTGTGCGACTCCAAAAGAATGCCACTGGAATCCCAATGAGCAGTTCAAGGAAATCAGTGATGCACGATGCGTCCTTCAGCATGATGGTTAGTTTTGCTTGTAAAAGCAAATGTCAGTGTATTCATAGAATTCTCAACATATTACTCTGTTAGAAGACTCAAGAATTAAGTAGTTAATGACAAAATTTGCTGCAAGGTATTTTAAAAACTAACTAATAGATTCTCTAATAGAACAAGAAAGCATAGAAAAATGCTCTTAGACTCAgtgcccttattcatcaaagttgcacAAAGGTAGAAACAAGTGCACAACAAACAAGCCCACATCTGATTCTTGAAACTATCACACAGCATTGAAAGGAGTCCATAAGTCTTATTATTTACAAATGGCACACCCCAGTTTGCCCCTATTCAGGCTACATATAATGTACAAAAACTCCATGATTAGTGGAGATGCTGTGAAACTCAACCAATAAATTGCAGACATCCAGCAGACACATAGTCAAACGTTATCTCCACAGGAGGACTTTAAAAGGACTTTAAGAATAAAATGCTTCAGAAAAATACACATTAGCATTTAACACCAACATTTGAGAGTTTTTTTTGTAGTTAATTGTATCACAGAAtagaaacactttatttgggcTGCAAGCACACTTACAGTACAATTACACCAGCTTCAATGCTTGCTGGCTAATTGGAGGACTAATGGCAAGGGTAACCAGTGGTAGAGACAAAGACCCACTATTCTCCCACTGATGGTAAACACAacataaaactaaaaacatgCCATATGACACATATACATATGAACCAGTGGAGTAGCACACTAGTTAACAGCAACATTAAACTTAGTTACAGGCAGCTACAGGGGCTCATGGGAGAATAAAAATGAGAGTAGAGAGCTCAGGGTCACCACAGTATTAAGTGAACACCATTGTGTATCTCATGTGTTTCTAATGTTcacaaaatgtgaaaacatgAACTAATGCAGCTATGAGTTGGCTAACTGTTATTGATGTAGCAGCTCATGTGTTGTTCACGTTAACGAATGCCTTTCTTTCTGTTAGTGATTGCTCATTGTAACATATTACCAACATTTGTGTACATTCAAAGTTGACCGTATGCAGCTGTGATGAATAAGGGCCAATCTGACCAGAGGTAAATTTGATTGTACACCAAAGACAAAACTGATGAAAACAAAGCATGTAACAATTGTTTTATATATCTATGATGAATAATGGCTATTGCCTTTGacacatgtttatttattgattgattgattgaggCTAATTGAcgaattatttgttttttcttttatatctgGGCAGCAACTTGATACTAACATAACCattatttctcatttctttACCTTAAGTGAGCCACTGCATCAAAGTGAATCCAAAACTGAACTTGACAGAAGACCTAAACTGCACCATAACATCTTCAAGTATGTTGACTATTTAAAGTAGTTCACAACTGTACATTTCACAAAGGAATGTATTTATAGCATTACATTTTCTCACCCAGTCTTCAAATTTGAGAAGTGAGGCTTTACAGAGAAATCCGTATGTGGATCGGGGGTCTTTGTCTTGGAGATCTaagccttcattacctggaataaggtgtgttagattagggttggagctacATTCTCAAGGGTGGTGGATCTTCAGGGCCAGGACTGGGCACCCCTGACATAGGGGACAGATCAAGATTGAAGAGATCAGCTTGAAGAAGGAAGAACGTTTGAACTAGCAGTATTTTTGACACTGACTTATCCACAAAAAATTTCCACATCATATGATATTGGgtcccacgaccctgacggagaagcggcttagaaaatggatggatggatgatattGGGTCACCACTGTAAACTAAAAGAGTGGCTGCATGATTGAAAATACACTGCAGGAACATCTGTCAGTGCATTTAGCCAAGAGGCTAGCATGACTGCTAACTTCATTAGCTTTAATTTATTACCACCATTACATGATAATTGTCTGTCTAGGCTACAGAATGCCCATATAGATTAGCACCATTAATTCTTGCATGTCATGGACATTATGGGTCTGTTTGGCTGATTAATTTGGGTTGTGACCCAAAGTTATGAAGTTTATCAAATTCACAATAAATCTTTTTATGTGCATCACATGCAACAGAATCCAGAAATGAAGCGTTGACCTGTCGTGACTTTATAAATGAAATTGATTGTATACCACTTTACTGTACTACAATCATCACATGACTTAGGCTATTACATTAATTTATAGTCATTTCCTTTTCCTCTCAGTTACtgtcacatttattattattgaaataCATTTGctacaaatgaaacaaaatttgCTATTTATTGCAAGATGCAGATCATTCCTAGAAGTAATTTCAAGAACAAAATGCACATAATGTACTGAATATATATCACATGCCATTATTCCTTATAAATAAGCAGATATCATGATAATTACAATATGGTAAATTTTAACTGCAGGAGTATTTTTTACATCTAGTTTTACATGAATTGCTATACGTAGGCTCTGGCTTCCTAATGTTGGTCCCACTCACCAAATTAGCACCCCTGCTAGTGCAGATGCAAATAGCTATGATTAAGATTTAAGTAAAATGTTATACATTTTGTGATTTTGCTTGCTGGAGCACCACCTGAGAAGCAAACTGTTGGTTCATTTTGAATTAAGCTTTAaagtaaataagttaacatgtaCCTGAATGCTGTGACGTGGAGCGAAGAGATATGcgcttttattatgggcaaatctaGGGTCATAGTCACAACGGTgcaggttcaaacagccaacacagagagaaggagggacaggcatgacaaaatgaaaacaggatcaacaaacaacggaggccggaagaaacaaacaaaaaccaatatcaaacacttcaaacagtacatcaAACAGTACCTCGACCAGCAaatacaaagggcaaacacaagggCTTATAAAACATGAGGGCCAActagggatcacaagacacagatggaaacacaggtgggaacaatcaggggcagattaaccaaacaaggggccggactgggatcaaaacaaaaagcacatggaagatcaaatggtaaacaaaaagcacatggaccggactgggaggggccaatcgtgacagtacaCCCCCAAGACAGACAGACCACGCAAACGAgaggggaacaggaaccaagacGGACACACggacaaaaacagacacagacagaaaccgggacagaaacaaaaggagagacaggaaagggaaccacaacaggaacacaAAACAGCCACACGGGGGCACGCGAACCTGCGACGatgtccacgggggcaggcggcAGGTCTGGAGGCGAAGCGGGCACGGGATTGGGCTTGCCGCGGGGTGCTGCCAATGGATCGGGATCTCGGGCTTGGGacagctgctccaacctggaggaacaaacaGAACCGGGACCCTCTAGTCCGTTCCCGAGGTTCACTCGAGCGATAGGCAGCTTGCAGTGGCGCCGAGTTCCACAGTAAGGATTATATGCTCGTTCCTTCCATCTAACCATGTCTTGCTCTGCAGGTCCCTCCACCCTGCAGTGtagctcaagacgggcagacacAAGGCACCTACCTGAGCGCTATTGGTCCAAATTGAAGACGGGATGGTCCTTCGCCTTCCTACGGGACCGACGAgaccctcagcgccaggggatttgctgtcacTGGCGTGGAGGAGTTGGGTCATGGGTAACTCGGGCTATGtggaaacagccggagtttcatCCCAACGAAACAGCCACATGCCAGTGtgtcgcttacctgctgcgtcctttGGAGGCTGGTCTTTCTGTGACATGGAGCGAATAGGTGGAcacacacgctgagataagcaacttttattatgggcaaatccaggctCATAGTCACAATGGTCCAGGGTCAAGCCAtcacagagagaaggagggacagacatgacaaaatggaAACAGGATCAACAAACAATGGaggcctgaaaaaaaaacaaaaaccaatatcaaacacttcaaacagtacatcaAACAGTACCTCGACCAGTAAAAACGAAGGGCAAACATGGGGCTTATAAACCATGAGGGCTAACTAGTGATCACAAGACACAGATGGAAACACAGgcgggaacaatcaggggcagagtaaccaaacaaggggccggactgggatcaaaacaaaaagcacatggactagaccaaaacaaacatacatggcagatcaaaaggtaaacaaaaaacacatggaccagactgggaggggccaatcgtgacaaatgTAACAAAATGCTTTGAATATGCCTTAATGTCACTGGGAAACAATTTAAATGGCCTTAGATCAGCTTCTCAAAGCAATTTATACACCAAAGCACTCTCCTCTGAAAAAACACGCTGTGATGTAAACAATGCTTTAATAACATTTGAAAATTTCtaaataatttatcattttagtattttttatcTACTTTGGAACAGCACTTCAGATGTGTCTTCTGCTGTTATTATGTTGACTACAAAGTAATCTAATGCTTGTGTTAACTTTATAGACTTTTGTCACCTTTGAgtttttaatttacttattcttttttttttttttagaaaaccACCCAAACAGTGCAAAAGACATTGGAGGTTTGATTATTGTTTcgcttttcattgtttttctcttAATGCATTTATTGTTACAATGAAGCAATGCTTATCATGACAAACTTTATTCTTAGcaattctggaccatttctattaatcaactcattaaaaaaaaagaagtcacAACAGTGTCACTATGTTTATAATCGGTTCTTACTTTTTTACAGGTCAGTGTGACAACAAGCCATCAGGTGAGCAAAATATAAACACTGGTTACAAACATGAGGGAAACTCAGGACAGGCCAATTTGTTCTTTAAATATTAGATTCttattaaattataaatgatattgctgcaaattatatagttttatattatttatacaataataataatactactactaataataatgataacaataataataataataataataatagttagaAGCACCACTAAATACTGTCTGTCTTCTTCTGAATAAAATCTTCACAGACATTTCAGTATTAAAAAGTGCATAACCTTAAATATCACTCTAAATGATTGTCTATATGCTCTTTTCTTCCAGAGGGACAAAGTCATGGATGTATCACAAGCATTGCATTCAATGTAATACTTGGGATTATTGTGATAATGACTCTCACTCTCACAgtaagcattattattattgtcatagTATTACAGAAGTATTATCAATTGATCATTAATAGGCCTATCCCAACTGTCATGGGGCAGAAGACAGGATGCACCATGGACatgttgccagtccatcacagggcagacatacatacacattcactcacactcagGAGCAGGTTAgtgtgtccaattggcctgactgcatgtctttagattgtgggaggaaacccacacagagacGGGGAGGGCATGCAAACTCCAaactggggaattgaacccaggcccttcttgctgtgaggtgacagtgctacctACTGCACCTTCTAAAGTTGCTGGTAGGATAACAGCAATGTGTTGAGGTACTGACATAGCAAGAGTAATATCCGGTGCCACTGgctagtaaaagtaaaagtcttCCACTGTCAAAACAGTTAAGATTAGGCCACTTCTGTGCTTTGTCCTGGAGTCCAGACTTTACTATCAGTCATTTTACAAGTTCATGTAATTGTATTGTACAAAATAGAAAATCTATTTAACATAGGAGCAAAAATGTGTCACTGTACCATCAACTTTACTCCCAAAAGGAAACAAATCAGTGGGATGTCAAAATCATGAAAATCAGCTATGTTCATATTTGCTTGTAATAGCGAAGTGTGAGTGACAGAGGCAAGTGGCTGGCTAGGCATGGCATGATTGGGGGGAAAAATGGCTTGCCAGGAATATAAACAGACTAGAGCTCTAGCTTAATTGACATTGGATCTTAGTCTTGCTCCTTTGGGTGCAGTCGCTGCAGCTCTGCAGCCAAAAGGGGTCAGAACCAGCAGGAGCCC encodes:
- the LOC108441339 gene encoding uncharacterized protein LOC108441339 isoform X2 translates to MGLHCLVLLILLGQPFVIQSVFQQVDVLCDHKSNVTTACLLDDSCRWKADLASCHTLQMHCIDNNVWESDTFCTSSKECGFSNFPDFLIGIADCEITKDKNKHEIKCQLNVECGLAKHICATPKECHWNPNEQFKEISDARCVLQHDVSHCIKVNPKLNLTEDLNCTITSSKNHPNSAKDIGGQCDNKPSEGQSHGCITSIAFNVILGIIVIMTLTLTIWCKRMNQRRGQERPRT
- the LOC108441339 gene encoding uncharacterized protein LOC108441339 isoform X3; translated protein: MGLHCLVLLILLGQPFVIQSVFQQVDVLCDHKSNVTTACLLDDSCRWKADLASCHTLQMHCIDNNVWESDTFCTSSKECGFSNFPDFLIGIADCEITKDKNKHEIKCQLNVECGLAKHICATPKECHWNPNEQFKEISDARCVLQHDVSHCIKVNPKLNLTEDLNCTITSSKNHPNSAKDIGGQCDNKPSEGQSHGCITSIAFNVILGIIVIMTLTLTIWCKRWGSDSNTPLLPT
- the LOC108441339 gene encoding uncharacterized protein LOC108441339 isoform X1, which encodes MGLHCLVLLILLGQPFVIQSVFQQVDVLCDHKSNVTTACLLDDSCRWKADLASCHTLQMHCIDNNVWESDTFCTSSKECGFSNFPDFLIGIADCEITKDKNKHEIKCQLNVECGLAKHICATPKECHWNPNEQFKEISDARCVLQHDVSHCIKVNPKLNLTEDLNCTITSSKNHPNSAKDIGGQCDNKPSEGQSHGCITSIAFNVILGIIVIMTLTLTIWCKRVGTLYCHFLHKLMG